The following proteins are co-located in the Vigna angularis cultivar LongXiaoDou No.4 chromosome 2, ASM1680809v1, whole genome shotgun sequence genome:
- the LOC108328113 gene encoding uncharacterized protein LOC108328113, translating to MAMALDAAVWIAKMTWIALSGWISSCLTVADEFASSLRSGDIGPFHVG from the coding sequence ATGGCAATGGCACTCGACGCTGCAGTTTGGATCGCAAAGATGACATGGATTGCTCTCAGTGGCTGGATTAGTTCTTGTTTAACTGTTGCTGATGAATTTGCCTCTTCTCTACGTTCTGGCGATATTGGCCCTTTTCATGTGGGTTGA